In Dromiciops gliroides isolate mDroGli1 chromosome 5, mDroGli1.pri, whole genome shotgun sequence, the following are encoded in one genomic region:
- the LOC122729819 gene encoding NEDD4 family-interacting protein 2-like, translated as MDLHHSVTSRYQVFHNEENHPETPAVEQPSTSVQITALTPPASPPAPGLAFPEWSPSPPPYGPGPAGAETTLESEGRCEPFPGPPPYSVATSLPTYDEAERAKAAALAASAAASGEPPRREDDCPPREDSTTSDPDQLRVGNDGIFMMAFFMAFLFNWVGFCLSFCTNDSIAGRYGALCGFGLSLTKWILIVRFSDYFTGYFNGQYWLWWLFLSLGLLLFFRGIYSYLKVRNMSERLATANRTTYIFCN; from the coding sequence ATGGACCTCCACCATTCCGTGACCAGCCGCTACCAAGTGTTTCACAACGAAGAGAATCACCCGGAGACCCCGGCCGTGGAGCAGCCCTCCACGTCCGTGCAGATCACCGCCCTGACGCCGCCGGCTTCGCCCCCTGCCCCTGGCTTGGCCTTCCCTGAATGGAGCCCCTCTCCTCCACCCTACGGCCCGGGCCCCGCCGGCGCCGAAACAACCTTGGAAAGCGAAGGTCGCTGCGAGCCCTTCCCGGGGCCGCCCCCTTATAGCGTGGCCACGTCCCTGCCCACCTACGACGAAGCGGAGAGGGCCAAGGCTGCGGCCTTGGCCGCCAGCGCCGCCGCTTCCGGGGAGCCTCCCCGGAGAGAAGACGACTGTCCTCCCAGGGAGGACTCCACCACCTCAGACCCCGACCAGCTGCGGGTGGGCAACGACGGCATCTTCATGATGGCCTTCTTCATGGCCTTTTTATTCAACTGGGTTGGGTTTTGCTTATCCTTCTGCACCAACGACTCCATCGCTGGCAGGTACGGTGCCCTGTGTGGATTCGGCCTCTCCTTGACCAAGTGGATCCTCATCGTCCGGTTTTCCGATTACTTCACTGGGTACTTCAACGGACAGTACTGGCTGTGGTGGCTGTTCCTTTCGCTCGGCCTCCTGCTTTTTTTCCGAGGAATTTACAGTTATCTCAAAGTCAGGAACATGTCGGAAAGGTTGGCCACTGCCAACAGAACGACCTATATCTTCTGCAATTAA